From Amycolatopsis sp. WQ 127309:
TGGCGGGTGGGCAAGGAGATCCCGCGGGGCTGGCGGCCCGACGGGACCCGCGGGGCCCGGAAAGCCTGCCTGGAGCACATCGAGCGGGTCTGGGTCGACATGCGGCCGCTGAGCCTGCGCTCGTTC
This genomic window contains:
- a CDS encoding MbtH family NRPS accessory protein, which codes for MPNDTTEDEFEYQVVVNEEEQYSIWRVGKEIPRGWRPDGTRGARKACLEHIERVWVDMRPLSLRSFMDRQAAGN